From Novosphingobium decolorationis, one genomic window encodes:
- a CDS encoding TonB-dependent receptor plug domain-containing protein, with translation MLKFSYLAGVSALVFPLSVLAPSFAHAEEAPPGTIYVSALRTPVAAERVSSSVTVLDEEAIEDAQTFSVTDILLRTPGVSISRNGGYGTSTSLRIRGADDGTTVMVIDGMRLSDPSSTAGGVNVSNLFLDDAERIEILRGPQSILWGSNAIGGVVNVTTRQASQPLEGSFAAEAGSNQTVSARAGVGGTSDLVDWRVAGSTFRTDGISARSSGTEDDGYRRTSASGSARFKLATDVSLDLRGYWSDARSEFDGSSGDTYAFGTTQEWSGYAGLNFGLFDGRLVNRLAVTQTTSDRENFDPERDIRQITFDAHGRLRRFEYQGTFTLNEAVQLLFGAEREEQRMTTASPGNSLVPYELTRHAVDTDSLYGQLRVTPLEGLTLDGGVRYDHQSRFGGNTVASAGAAYSPNDGVTVVRANYSEGYKAPSLYQMFSAYGVADLEPEQAKGWEVGIEQGLGEILRASATWFERRTTNLINFAYCPSGADQPEVCYIPGTDTTRFGYYANVDKAHAKGLELAATARLGVFFADGNYTWTNAEDRTPEASTYGRQLARVPRHTANVEGGVDVAGVRASVAARYSGKTFTSASSSTVLDDYWLVDLRAQMEVMPGLTFQARVENVGNTRYETASGYGMLGRTVYAGIRSRF, from the coding sequence GTGTTGAAGTTTTCCTATCTGGCCGGAGTTTCGGCCCTCGTTTTCCCGCTGTCCGTCCTCGCACCTTCCTTCGCCCATGCAGAGGAAGCTCCTCCGGGTACGATCTACGTCAGCGCCTTGCGCACCCCGGTCGCCGCCGAGCGGGTTTCCTCCAGTGTCACCGTGCTTGATGAGGAGGCTATCGAGGACGCGCAGACTTTCTCCGTCACCGACATCCTGCTGCGCACGCCCGGTGTCTCGATCTCGCGCAACGGGGGGTACGGCACCAGCACCAGCCTGCGCATCCGCGGCGCGGATGATGGCACCACGGTCATGGTGATTGACGGCATGCGCCTGTCCGATCCCTCCTCGACGGCGGGCGGCGTCAACGTCTCCAACCTGTTCCTCGACGATGCCGAGCGCATCGAGATCCTCCGTGGGCCGCAGTCGATCCTGTGGGGCAGCAACGCCATCGGTGGTGTCGTCAATGTGACCACGCGGCAGGCGTCCCAGCCGCTCGAAGGCAGCTTTGCCGCCGAGGCGGGCTCCAACCAGACCGTGTCGGCCCGCGCGGGCGTGGGCGGCACGAGCGACCTTGTCGACTGGCGCGTGGCGGGCTCCACCTTCCGCACCGACGGCATCTCGGCCCGTTCAAGCGGGACCGAGGATGACGGCTATCGCCGCACCTCGGCGAGCGGGTCGGCCCGCTTCAAGCTGGCCACTGACGTGTCGCTGGACCTGCGCGGCTACTGGTCGGATGCGCGTTCGGAGTTCGACGGGTCTTCGGGCGATACGTATGCGTTCGGCACGACGCAGGAATGGTCGGGATATGCCGGGCTCAACTTCGGCCTGTTCGATGGGCGCCTCGTCAACCGGCTTGCGGTCACGCAGACGACCTCGGATCGCGAGAACTTCGATCCTGAGCGTGACATCCGCCAGATCACCTTCGACGCGCATGGCCGCCTGCGCCGCTTTGAATACCAGGGCACCTTCACGCTGAACGAAGCCGTGCAGCTGCTCTTCGGCGCCGAGCGCGAAGAGCAGCGCATGACCACCGCTTCGCCCGGAAACAGCCTTGTGCCCTATGAGCTGACGCGCCACGCGGTCGATACCGACAGTCTCTACGGCCAGTTGCGCGTGACCCCGCTCGAGGGGCTCACGCTCGATGGCGGCGTGCGCTACGACCACCAGTCGCGCTTTGGGGGCAACACCGTGGCGAGCGCGGGCGCGGCCTACTCGCCCAACGACGGCGTGACCGTGGTGCGCGCGAACTATTCCGAAGGCTACAAGGCGCCTTCGCTCTACCAGATGTTCTCGGCCTATGGCGTCGCTGATCTCGAGCCCGAGCAGGCCAAGGGCTGGGAAGTCGGGATCGAGCAGGGGCTGGGCGAGATCCTGCGCGCCTCGGCCACCTGGTTTGAGCGGCGCACGACCAACCTCATCAACTTTGCCTATTGCCCGAGCGGCGCCGACCAGCCCGAGGTCTGCTACATTCCGGGCACCGACACCACGCGCTTTGGCTACTATGCCAATGTCGACAAGGCGCACGCGAAGGGACTGGAGCTGGCCGCGACGGCGCGCCTCGGCGTCTTCTTCGCCGATGGCAACTACACCTGGACCAATGCCGAGGACCGCACGCCCGAGGCTTCGACGTATGGGCGCCAACTCGCCCGCGTACCGCGCCATACCGCCAACGTCGAGGGCGGTGTGGACGTTGCGGGGGTTCGGGCCAGTGTCGCCGCGCGCTATTCGGGCAAGACCTTCACCAGCGCCAGCAGTTCGACCGTGCTTGACGATTACTGGCTGGTCGATCTGCGCGCGCAGATGGAGGTGATGCCCGGGCTTACCTTCCAGGCCCGCGTCGAGAATGTCGGGAACACACGCTATGAAACCGCGAGCGGTTACGGGATGCTGGGCCGCACGGTCTACGCCGGTATCCGGAGTCGGTTCTGA